A stretch of Myxococcus hansupus DNA encodes these proteins:
- a CDS encoding ABC transporter substrate-binding protein, with translation MRAFRSLPPWVVIAAVAGLSVLGAGCKREPESRGPNAPLRLGFFPNITHAQALVGNAEGTFTSQPGVGPLTVMQFNAGPAAMEALVAGSLDVSYVGSGPAINTFLKAGRELRIIAGAVNNGAVLVVRTVKTPAELKGKKLASPQLGNTQDIALRYWLNQHGLSTHLDGTGDVQLFPLSNPDILGQFLRGGIEGAWVPEPWGARLVAEGHGRILVDERDLWPDRRFPTTVLVTTRKVLETQRPRVVALLRAHVRLTERWKDDPAGFTTAANAAFGQLTKKPLPPAILQQAFSRLEPSLDPVPRALVTAAEHAKSLGFITDANIDGLVDLSLLDEARATAALPGGGRWDTAGVTLDVPPGEDARP, from the coding sequence ATGCGTGCCTTCCGTTCCCTGCCGCCGTGGGTCGTCATCGCCGCCGTCGCTGGACTGTCCGTGCTCGGCGCCGGCTGCAAGCGCGAGCCTGAGTCACGAGGCCCCAACGCGCCCCTGCGCCTGGGCTTCTTCCCCAACATCACCCATGCCCAGGCCCTGGTGGGCAACGCGGAGGGAACGTTCACCTCGCAGCCCGGCGTGGGCCCGCTGACCGTCATGCAGTTCAACGCCGGCCCCGCCGCCATGGAGGCGCTGGTCGCGGGCTCGTTGGACGTGTCCTACGTGGGCAGCGGACCGGCCATCAACACGTTCCTCAAGGCCGGCCGGGAGCTGCGCATCATCGCGGGCGCGGTGAACAACGGCGCGGTGCTGGTGGTGCGCACCGTGAAGACGCCCGCCGAGCTGAAGGGCAAGAAGCTCGCGTCACCGCAGTTGGGCAACACGCAAGACATCGCCCTGCGCTACTGGCTCAACCAGCACGGACTGTCCACCCACCTGGACGGCACGGGGGACGTGCAGCTCTTCCCGCTGAGCAATCCGGACATCCTCGGCCAGTTCCTGCGCGGCGGCATCGAGGGCGCGTGGGTGCCAGAGCCGTGGGGCGCGCGGCTGGTGGCGGAGGGCCACGGCCGCATCCTCGTCGACGAACGTGACTTGTGGCCCGACAGGCGCTTCCCCACCACCGTGCTGGTGACGACGCGCAAGGTGTTGGAGACGCAGCGCCCCCGCGTGGTGGCCCTGCTGCGCGCGCACGTCCGGCTCACCGAGCGCTGGAAGGACGACCCGGCCGGCTTCACCACCGCCGCCAACGCCGCCTTCGGCCAGCTCACGAAGAAGCCGCTGCCGCCCGCCATCCTCCAGCAGGCCTTCTCGCGCCTGGAGCCCAGCCTGGACCCGGTGCCTCGAGCCCTGGTCACCGCCGCCGAGCACGCGAAGTCCCTGGGCTTCATCACCGACGCGAACATCGACGGCCTGGTGGACCTGAGCCTGCTGGACGAGGCGCGGGCCACGGCGGCCCTGCCGGGTGGCGGACGTTGGGACACTGCAGGCGTGACGCTGGACGTGCCGCCGGGGGAGGATGCGCGCCCATGA
- a CDS encoding HAD family hydrolase, translating into MKMERVEETLERIRIEAEQAPGGVLAFDGDGTLWSGDVGDDLFLALLEHGGIRPEAYEALERLATSHGFAPGLPARELAHQLFAAFEAGRIPEKDIYEMVAWLFAGWRVDAVRDFASDVVARREVKQRIHPETRRVVEWAQRHGIGCYVVSASPLAVVEAAVLAVGMDPMNVLACTPRTEDGTVLPSIVEPIPYAAGKVRCLRSRTDQPLYAAFGDNVFDLELLAASRVPVAIRPKPRLRARAAELPSLVQLHPED; encoded by the coding sequence ATGAAGATGGAGCGTGTGGAGGAGACGCTGGAGCGCATCCGCATCGAGGCCGAGCAGGCCCCGGGCGGCGTGCTGGCCTTCGACGGCGACGGCACGCTGTGGAGCGGCGACGTGGGGGATGACCTCTTCCTCGCCCTGCTGGAGCACGGCGGCATCCGCCCGGAGGCGTACGAGGCCCTGGAGCGGCTCGCCACCTCGCACGGCTTCGCACCGGGGCTGCCCGCGAGGGAGCTGGCGCACCAGCTCTTCGCCGCGTTCGAGGCGGGGCGGATTCCGGAGAAGGACATCTACGAGATGGTGGCCTGGCTGTTCGCGGGCTGGCGCGTGGACGCCGTGCGCGACTTCGCGAGCGACGTGGTGGCCCGGCGCGAGGTGAAGCAGCGCATCCACCCGGAGACCCGGCGCGTCGTGGAGTGGGCGCAGCGTCACGGCATCGGCTGCTACGTGGTCAGCGCCTCGCCGCTCGCCGTCGTCGAGGCCGCCGTGCTGGCGGTGGGGATGGACCCGATGAACGTGCTCGCCTGCACGCCGCGCACGGAGGATGGGACGGTGCTGCCCAGCATCGTCGAGCCCATTCCCTACGCCGCCGGGAAGGTGCGCTGCCTGCGCTCGCGCACCGACCAGCCGCTCTACGCCGCGTTCGGTGACAACGTGTTCGACCTGGAGCTGCTGGCGGCCTCGCGGGTGCCGGTGGCCATCCGGCCCAAGCCGCGCCTGCGGGCGAGGGCAGCGGAACTGCCCTCGCTCGTCCAGCTTCATCCGGAGGACTGA